TTCTGTAACTCCGGAACCGAGGCCGTCGAGGGGGCCATCAAACTCGCGCGTAAGTACACCGGGAGCAAAGAGGTCGTCGCGCTCGAGATGGCGTTCCACGGACGGACGCTCGGCAGCCTTGCGCTGACTGGGAATAAGGCGTACAAGGACGGGATGACCCCGACCATCAACAATGTCACGCACGCCAGCGCGCCGTACAGCTATCGGTGCCAGTCGTGTGCGGACGAGGACGGCTGTACCGGCCAATGTGCCACTGACATCGAACAGGTCATCAACACCCACACCGCCGACGACCTCGCGGCCATCATCGTCGAACCGGTGATGGGCGAGGGCGGCATCGTCGTCCCCTCGGAAGACTGGCTCGCCCGCGTCCGTGACGTCGCCCACGACCACGGCGCGTTGCTCGTCGTCGACGAGGTCCAGACGGGCTACGGCCGAACCGGCGAGATGTGGGCCTCGGAGCACTTCGACGTCGTCCCGGACATCCTCACACAGGCGAAAGGCATCGCCAACGGGCTTCCGCTCGGAGCGCTCACCGCCTCTGCGGAGGTCGCGGACTCCTTCGGTGCCGGCGACCACCTCTCGACGTTCGGCGGGAATCCGGTGACGTGTGCGGCCAGTCTCGCCACTATCGACGCGCTTCAAGACGGGATACTCGACCACACGCGCACGGAGGGCGAGTGGCTGTCGGATCGGCTGATGGAACTCGAAGAACAGTACGACGTCGTCGGCGAGACGCGCGGTCTCGGCCTGATGCAGGGCGTCGAACTAGTCGATCCGACGACCACCGGTCCGGCTGGAATCGCGCCGGCCCCGGACTCGGAGCTGGCGAAGGCCGTCG
This genomic stretch from Haloarcula limicola harbors:
- a CDS encoding aspartate aminotransferase family protein; this encodes MSKHQPQELTNERIEAQYDEYLMPIWKSLNVPLRRAAGCTVEDFDGTEYLDVFSGISVTNVGHRNDRVVEAAKDQLDEFVHGCSYVHPNKPVADLAERIAEITPGDLQKTFFCNSGTEAVEGAIKLARKYTGSKEVVALEMAFHGRTLGSLALTGNKAYKDGMTPTINNVTHASAPYSYRCQSCADEDGCTGQCATDIEQVINTHTADDLAAIIVEPVMGEGGIVVPSEDWLARVRDVAHDHGALLVVDEVQTGYGRTGEMWASEHFDVVPDILTQAKGIANGLPLGALTASAEVADSFGAGDHLSTFGGNPVTCAASLATIDALQDGILDHTRTEGEWLSDRLMELEEQYDVVGETRGLGLMQGVELVDPTTTGPAGIAPAPDSELAKAVGTHLRESSQIIMGVGGFHKNVMRFQPPLTISREQLERTVDSLEQAIQANT